Proteins found in one Sardina pilchardus chromosome 11, fSarPil1.1, whole genome shotgun sequence genomic segment:
- the LOC134095672 gene encoding creatine kinase U-type, mitochondrial-like, with the protein MAGVFSRVLSSRTNIMSVIGVGTVATGLLLNQYQVNAGDGVRKLYPPSSEYPDLRVHQNCMASHLTPAMYAKLCDKRTPGGYTLDQAIQTGVDNPGHPFIKTVGCVAGDEESYEVFADLFDPVIKERHNGYDPRTMTHTTDLDASKIRAGVFDERYVLSSRVRTGRCIRGLSLPPACTRAERREVERVVADALNGLKGEMAGQYYSLTNMTDEEQQRLIDDHFLFDKPVSPLLTCAGMARDWPDARGIWHNHQKTFLVWVNEEDHTRVISMEKGGNMKRVFERFCKGLTEVERLIKERGWEFMWNKRLGYILTCPSNLGTGLRAGVHVKLPRMAKDPRFNQILDNLRLQKRGTGGVDSATTGTTFDISNLDRLGKSEVQLVQSVIDGVNYLIECEKRLEKGQSITIPAPTVRK; encoded by the exons ATGGCAGGTGTTTTCTCTAGAGTTCTGTCCTCTAGGACAAACATTATGTCTGTGATAGGAGTAGGAACTGTCGCAACAGGCTTACTGTTGAACCAGTATCAAGTCAACGCAGGTGATGGAGTTAGAAAACTCTATCCTCCCAG TTCAGAGTACCCTGACTTGCGAGTACATCAGAATTGCATGGCCAGTCACCTCACACCAGCCATGTACGCCAAACTGTGTGACAAAAGAACACCTGGAGGCTACACTCTTGATCAGGCCATCCAGACTGGAGTCGACAACCCCGGACATCCTTTCATCAAGACAGTGGGCTGTGTAGCAGGAGATGAGGAGTCATATGAG GTGTTTGCTGACCTGTTTGATCCTGTAATCAAGGAGAGACATAATGGTTATGACCCacgcacaatgacacacactacagacctgGATGCAAGCAAG ATCCGCGCAGGCGTGTTTGACGAGCGCTACGTTCTGTCATCCCGCGTGCGGACGGGCCGCTGCATCCGGGGCCTGAGCTTGCCCCCTGCTTGCACCCGAGCTGAGAGacgggaggtggagagggtggtggcCGATGCCCTCAATGGCCTGAAAGGGGAGATGGCTGGCCAGTACTACAGCCTCACCAACATGACTGATGAGGAGCAGCAGCGGCTCATTGAT gatcacttcctgtttgataAGCCAGTCTCACCTCTGCTGACGTGCGCTGGAATGGCTCGTGATTGGCCAGACGCAAGAGGTATCTG GCACAACCATCAAAAGACCTTCCTTGTGTGGGTCAATGAGGAGGATCACACCCGTGTCATCTCCATGGAGAAAGGGGGCAACATGAAGAGAGTGTTTGAGCGTTTCTGCAAAGGCCTGACTGAG GTGGAGAGGCTGATCAAGGAGAGAGGCTGGGAGTTCATGTGGAACAAAAGGCTTGGCTACATCCTCACTTGCCCGTCCAACCTGGGCACTGGCCTCAGGGCTGGCGTGCACGTCAAACTGCCCCGCATGGCCAAG GACCCACGATTTAACCAGATCCTGGATAACCTGAGACTGCAAAAGAGAGGCACTGGCGGCGTGGACAGCGCCACCACAGGAACCACCTTTGACATCTCTAACCTGGACCGACTGGGCAAATCTGAG GTTCAGCTGGTGCAGAGCGTGATTGACGGAGTGAACTACTTGATTGAGTGCGAGAAGAGGCTGGAGAAGGGGCAGAGCATCACCATCCCTGCCCCCACCGTGCGCAAGTAG